The genomic DNA TTCGAGTGTCGGTGTGTAGAGTATCGAAAATTGGTGGGTAGACTAGCGAAGAACGGTGTGTAGAGTATCGAAGAACGTGCCCGCTTGGTGGGCAGACTGTCGAATAATGGTGGGTAGAGTATCGAATAATGGCGAGGCCTCGTAAACGCACTGCACTGCTTCCGCAGCGGCATACAGAGCCGGACCTTTTTGTGTGCGATATCCTCGATGCGACGCCGAAAAGTGATCGCGCCTCGATGGAGCATCCTCTCTTTTCCCTGTCGGTCAAAAAAGACTTGGCTGCATTTGAGTATGAGCAGGGCAATGTGAAGGTGAAGATCACGCCTGCTGCCGAGGAAGGACGTGCCAATGTTTTCGACCGGGACATTCTGATCTATGTGCTGAGCCAGCTCATGGCTGCGAAGAATGAGGGCCAGGAAATTGGTCGTCGGGTCCAGATTTCAGCCCATGATCTCCTCAAGGCAACGAACCGCCACACCACAGGCCAAGCTTATGCCACGCTCCGTCGCGCCCTCACCCGCCTTCAGTTCACTCAGATTGAAACGAATATCCACGATCACGGTGTCGGTGAGTGGCGCTCGATCTCGTTCATCACCGATGCTCGGATCGTCAAAGAAGATTCTACGGGCCGCTTGCTTAGCGTCGAACTTGAAATGGGCGATTGGCTTGTAAAAGCCATTGAAAACAAGAACGTGCTTACCCTGCACAAGGCCTATTTCCAGCTTCGGAAGCCACTGGAGCGGCGGCTCTATGAGCTGGCCCGCAAGCATTGCGGCAAACAGGACGTTTGGCGGATCGGCCTCGATAAGCTCCAGCACAAGACCGGCTCGACCTCCACGGCAAAGGAATTCAAGCGCCTCGTTAAAGCGATTTGTAAGGCGGACGAAGACCAATCACACATGCCGGATTACTGTTTCAGGCTTCTACACGATGTTCTGGAGGTCACGCCGAAACCCGAATTTCTGGACGTTTATGGCGACAGCCCGGCAATTGCTTCAGAGGTTACGGTGCGCTTGTCGTCCGATGCCTACGAGAAAGCCCGCGAGGCTGCTCCGACCTGGGACGTGTACTTCCTTGAGCAAGAATGGCGGATGTGGATGAACGACCCGCCGCGCCATCCAGATGCTGCGTTCGTGGGGTTTTGCCGAAAATGGTACGAGCGAAAGGGACGCGCCCCATAATGGATAACCCATATCAATTAACAGTTATCTGATAATAGTTATGAGTTGACAGTTATCGGTTACGAGTTAAGGGTTGCGAAAACAAGAAAGAGGCAGGCGATGACCCAGGTCATAAGCGTAGTGCAGGAAAAGGGTGGAGCGGGGAAAACAACGCTCCTAACAGCAATTGCCAGTCTGATGGTCCAAGACGGTGCCAGGATCGCAGTGATCGATACGGACCCTCAACGCCACTTGGAAGCATGGGCCAAGAAGGAACAAACTGATCTTGATTGGCTCTATGAAGAAGATGACGAAAAGCTGATCCCTACCGTCAAAGCTCTCAAGAAGGCTGATCCCGCCTACGATGCGATCTTTGTCGATACTGCGGGTTTCAAGTCGGCTATGGCGATGCATGCTATAGCAGCCGCAAATCTGATCTTGATCCCATCGAAAGCCAATGAAGCCGACGCCAAAGGGGCCAAGCGGACGTTTTCGCACGTTCAGAGTGTTGCAGAGACGATGGAGAAAGAGATTCCGGCGCTAGTGGTCATGATGGATGTGGATACGCAGACAAACATCACACAGGCCATTGTTGATGCACTCGACGCACAGAACGTGCCGCGCCTCACTGCCATGTGCGCACATCGAACGGGTTTCAAGGAAATGACATCCACTGGCCAGGCTCCGCAGGGTTCGGCTCGGCGATCAGCTCAATCGGTGCTTGCGGATTTGCAGGGTAGGGGTCTCTTGGATTTCTATAGGAGCGGTACATGGCCAAAGTCAGCGTAAACCTCGATGACGATCTGGAGGCAGATGATAACGCGCATAAGCTCAAGACGATGGCTGCGCCGCTCCCAAGCGTGAGTAAAGCCAAGTCGTCAGCCTTGAAAGATGCACCGCGCGTCCAGTTTTCGTTCACGAACGTACCAGAACCTATCAAGGAAGCATTTGCAGCCGAGGCAAAGAGACGTGGGCTAACCAAGAAAGAGCTTTTGTACGAATGCCTTAGGGCGGGAGGCATCAACATCCCTGCGACTTCAGAGATAGATGCGCGCAGAAGATAACTGTTAACTGTTATCTGTTATCTTCTCACGCGGAGTACGTGTCAGATCAGATTTAAAACCGCCTGCCGCGTTCGGGAGTGGACATGGACGGCGTTGAGGGGATCTGTAAAATAGGTACGCAAAAGAGCCAAGAAGTCGGCATCTGCGACCATCCCGGAGATATCAGCATAGCGCCTGTAGTTGATATTTACGGGTAGCCCCTCAACGATGTGATGCTCGGAGAGTCCTGCATCCAGATCGTGTGCAAAGAACTGGAGCTCAAGCGACCAATCGCCAATCGGAGCGCGGTCTTCTAGCTCTTCCAACCGCAGCGGCAGAACATTTCGCATCGTGAACAGATGATCTTGGACGTACTTTTCCGTTAAACGACCACCGTGGGCTTCAACTGCCACGATGCGGTTCTCTGTGGCGTGTTTGAGTTCAGCGTCGCCCAGCTTTTTTTGAGATGTATTTGTTGTGAAAACCGAGTCGCCAAAGCCTCGCAGACGCCACCGCGTCAAATCTCCAGCCTCGCGGAGTGCAATGCAATCGGTCAATCTTTGCTCGATAACTCCGCGCGTTCCTGTGTTTCCAGCAGCAACACCTACTAGGAGTTTTTGAGCACTTTCGGCATTGATCTGGGGGAGCGGGGCGGTGAGTGCGGTATTGTTTTGAAGGCTGATACGGAGCATCCGGTGCAAAAGTGCTCTGAGGTACTGCCCGGCGGCGCTTCTGGAGGGGTCGCTCAGACGATCTAGCTCCGTTAGAAGATCGACTAGAGCTCTGGCCGCATGCCGCTCCTTCTTTTTCTTCGATGCGGCCCAAGCCGCGTCGAGCGTATCGACAGACTTAGCATTGTTCAGAAACGGACTCATTCCAACGTCGAGACCTGCTCGGTTATACTCCGCCGACAGCCACAGGACTGGCTCGCCGCGCGGAGCAAACTCATAGGCGTTCGTAAGCCGATGATTGAACATTGACTGTGCCGTCAACTGAAAATGAAGCATGCAAAGATACGGAGGATGGAGGTCTGTAACGAAAAGCGTTCGTAGTTGGTCCGCCAGGTCTCCCGAATAGCCAAACCCACGGCAGACTGCGGCAACATATGCTATGCAATTCTCCAGGTCCAAGTCGCCCAGAAGATCAGCCTCGCCAATAGCGTCTTGGGTGAACAGGGTTCGCACTTCTTGCACACTGATAGAAGGCGCAAGCCCACATCTTTCCAAGATGTATCGAGGCGTTGACCAGCTACGACCAAGGTCAATCCCGTCCCTTTGCATCATCGAATAAATTCTAGATGCCGTCATTTTTTCGCCAGTTGCTAGTAGCAAGAGGGAATGTGTATGCGACAGAATCCGACGTGCTTGTCGATGATCGCACTTTTCGTCTGCCATCACCCGTTCATGCATCTCAAAGTAGCGAGATGAAAAAGCACTCAATACGTTCTGAGCGCCTGGTGGCGTCGGGATCACGCTGGCATCGAGTGCGAAGCTCTCCGGGGCCTCTCCAGGGCTGAACAACAGACGTGCGATGAACTCTTTGAGTTGTTGTGATGGCCCGTCCTCCAACTCCCAAGCGCCGATTTCAAGGTTCACCCAATCCGCATGATCTTCGACTATTCCAAGGTCGTTTAGGATATCTTCAGCACGTTGTGCATACTCTTCGCCAGTCCCTGGAGCGACGGGTAGGAGGATGGTTCGAATTGCAGCATCGAGGCTTAGGGTCATGCTGGCACCTTGAACAGTTCACTCGGATCAACCTCAAGGCCAGCCGCAATCTTCTCGACGGTAGTAAGCGTCGGATTCCTGACAAGTCGCTCACACCCGCTAACGAATGTCCTGTCAATGCCAGCACGATGTGCGAGTTCTTCTTGCGAAAGCCCACGTGCTTTTCGCAAACGGGACAGATTGCCGGCGAAGCGGCGCACCAAGTCGGAGTCAGTCTTGCTCATATCGATTGCATTCGCGCCATGTGCCGGATAAGTCTACGGCATATGAGTCACATCAAGGCACACGTTCTTGATTTTTTCTCAAAGACTGCCACAAGAACTGGTAAGAAGAAGAACGTTTGAGGGGGAGGCAGGCATGATCGAGACCAGCAGGAGCCGGAAGTCTGTATCGCTGTTCAGCGGGGCGGGGGGCATGGACGTTGGTTTCGCGCGCGCTGGCTTCGAAAGCGTTTTGGCGTGTGAACTTGATCGCGATGCCTGTGAGACCTTCAATCTGAACCTCCACTTGGTTGGTCACCGCAAGAACCGCATAGAGCCGACGTCGGTGAAAGACCTAGACCTCTCCAGTGTTCCTAGTGACGTTGATGTCGTTTTCGGCGGGCCACCGTGCCAAGGCTTCTCAGTTGCTGGAAAGATGGACCCAGACGATGAACGTAGCCAGCTCGTACTTTCGTTCTTTGATGTGGTCGATCAAACCCAACCGAAAGGGTTCGTTTGCGAGAATGTAAAGGCACTTGCTGTTTCTAACCGTTGGGAAGGCATTCGCCGCACTATCCTGCGTAGAGCGCGGATAAATTATCGGGTGGCATTGATTGTTTTGAATGCGACCGACTTCGGGGTTCCTCAAAACCGCGAAAGAATGTTCCTCGTTGGTGTGCGCAAGGACATATATCAAGGGGTGGACCGAACACTAGAGGCCGAACTGAAGCGCGAACTAGGCTCTCATCGTCGCCAAGCTCCAACGATTGCCGACATAATCCAGAGCCTCGGAAAGGCAGGGACCAAGAAAAATCCCAAAACTTGCACGGCAAAAATCTCTTACGCTAAAGCCCCTATCCTGCGCCGTTCCCCTTATGCCGGGATGCTCTTCAATGGGGCAGGTCGGCCATTGCCGGTCGCCGGATTTGCGACCACGCTTCCTGCGTCAATGGGGGGTAACAAAACGCCAATCGTCGACGAAGACGAGGTCTTCAAGCGCAAGGAGAGCTTCGTTGAGAGCTATCATGCCTCTCTTATGACTGGCGGCAAACCGAGAGCTGGGGATGCGCCTGCTCGTCTGCGCAGACTGACAGTCAATGAATGCATGGCTATTCAAACCTTTCCTCCAGAGTATCAATTTCACGGTCGAAAGAGTTCGGTGTATCGTCAAATCGGAAACGCTGTCCCGTGTGATCTTGCCGAGGCAGTCGCCCATTCGTTTGAAGCCATCCTTGGTTTCCACGAGGTCGCAGCTCAGCGCAAAGATGTTGCATAGAGGTTAGCCCAAACCTTTCGCACGATCACATACGAACTCCCAACGCATTCAGAATGCGATAGCCTTCCGCTAGAAGGGTTATCTGGTCCGCCCTGACCAAAGGTCTGTTGTGGCCTATAGTGTTTCGCACCGGAGCAAGCCGCTGCATCGACGCCTGAAAATCGGGCTTTGATTGAAAGAACCTCTGGAAGGCATCGTTCCAGTTCTGCCGCTGGCAGATGATGTCTGCAAGGTCCATGAAGTCCGCGTAGTAGAGGAGGGGATATGAATCCCCCCGGCGGTCGTGGTCCGCAGTTTTTCTTTCTTCCCACCGCTTCCGCAAATTTCCATTGACCCTACGCTTAAGCCAGGCCTCCCCCTCCAGGCGGGACAGCTCGGCCTGAACAAGATCACGTAACCGGTTCTCGATCTGACCAAAAAAACTGGCGTGTTGTGGGTCGTAATAGCCTGTCTGGTCGCCGTTCTCGGTCGTCACAGTTGCAACGGCCTCGACGCGCAATTGAAACCCCGCCGAGAACAGAACATGCGGGTACGCTTCTGGCGGAAAGGCGACGATCTCCGCATTCATGCCAGCGTCAATCCTTGCGGTCTCCCGATCTTCCGGGGACTGCTTCTCATCAAAGGCAACCGGTTCCCCCAGCTCCTCCGCGAACACCTCCTGGCCCGCCGGATTGAACGGCTCCGCTCCACTGGAAATATCATGCAGACGAGCAATGCGGGCAAAGCCGACCATCGAGACACCAAGATGATCCTCGATGGCCCAGGGATTTTGGAGCTGCGCCATCCTCTCCGCGAGCGAGGTCTGCCATGCCTCCATTTTCTGGAAGTGTTCCTGAAGAGGTTGGACCGCAGCCGCAGCCGCGAGTGAAAAACTCTGCAACTGCTCGGCCAACGGAACAACTGCCCGATGTGCGGCTGTGACAAGCCCCTTCAGATCAGCGTCGATACGTCGAAGCACATCTACAGTTTCAGGGCGCGTGATTGCACTGTGGGCAGCGGCTATAGCCGCTGACGTTTCAGCCCAATGTTGAGAGTTTGTGTATGCCGAGAACGCCGACTGGGCTTCGACCAGTGATGTCGCCAGCCTTTGAAAATCTGCTCTGTTCAGCGTCTCAGCCGCATGTAGAGCTGATGACTGTTCAAACTGCTCTATCGCTTGCCGCACAGGATCGTTCTGCATCTCCCTGGCGAGCCGCTGAGCCGGACTTTCGGCTTGCTCAAGCATCCTTGCCGCCTGAAAGGCCGGGGATTGCTCAAGCTCTCTTAGCGCCCGCGTGGCCGGATCGTTCTCCATCTGGCGCAAAGCTTTCTGAAGCGGACTCTCAGCCTGTTCCAGCGCCCGACGCAGGGCGTCATTTACGAATGGTTCGCGAGCCACTAGACCATCCCCTCCACTTCACGCGCTATCGCCCGCTGAAGCGTACTGCGGTTTACACCTAATATCTCGGCCATGCCCGACACCGTTTCACGCTTCGCCTCGATGGCCGTCTTGGCATGGGCGATCTGGACGTCAGTGAGGGCAGGGGGCCTACCAAGGCGCTTGCCCCGCTTTTTGGCGGCGCGCAGACCCGCTTTGGTCCGTTCCTGGATCAGGTCGCGCTCGAATTCAGCCAGCGCGCCCATGATGTGAAACACCAGCCGCCCGCCTGCGGTCGTCGTGTCGATCCCGTCTGTCAGACTGCGGAACTCGATGCCGCGATCCCCGAATAGCTTCAGCAGATGGATCAGGTCTGCGATCGACCGGCCCACACGGTCCAGCTTCCAGACCACCAGCAGGTCGCCTGCACCCAGCAACTCCATCGCCTCGGAAAACCCGGCCCGGCTCTCGGCGGCTGTCGCGCCGCTCTGCGCCTGGTCGGTGATGATCCGGTCACATCCGGCCTCGGTCAGTGCCTCGATCTGTAGATCGAGGTTCTGTTCTTCTGTGGAAACCCGTGCGTAGCCGATTTTCATGGACTCTTTTTGCATGAGGTTTTTGCGTCAGTCCAGCATGTGGAAAATCAAACACTTGGCGGCGAGCGTGTAATTGCCGCAAAAAGGGTCCTTTTTGCGGCAAAATGAGCTGGCCACAAACCTGCCAGAACCGCACCGGCTTTGCTGGGTAGTTCTGGCTTCGCTAAGTCACTGATCCTGCGTAACGTGGGGCAGGGGGGCAGAATCCACCGTTTTTGACACATCGCAAGGTTGAAGATTTCCATTTTCACGGAAGTGTTAACAAGAGACGAAAAGCCTCCCCGACGATACAATTGCTTAAGACTTTTTCAGTCCGGGTCGCAATAAATCAGATACATCGCCTCGATCATCTGATGCACTCTCGCATCTGCGATCCGATAGTAAATCGTTTGCCGTTCGCGGCGGGTGCTCACCATTCCCGCTTCGCGCAATCGGGCAAGGTGCTGGCTAAGCGCCGATTGGCTCAATTCCAGCTGTGCCTGTAACGCGCCGACGGATTGCTCACCCTCAAGAAGATGACACAGAACCATCAACCTGTTGGCATTCGACAACAGCCCGAGCTGTTCCGCCATCTCACCGGCACGTTCCTGCAGAACCGGAAGGGGCGGACGGCTTTTTGTTATATTAGATTTGACTAATTTAGACACGCCTTACATATAGCACCAGACTGAAGGAAAAACCAGTTCAAACTGTCTGAGGGAGGGCCGATATGGGACCCGTTGTCACAACTGAATTCACGCCTTGGCTGTCGCTCTTGGGTGGCGTGCTAATTGGGCTCAGCGCCGTCATGGTCATGGGCCTGTTCGGCAAGATCGCGGGCATCACCGGGATCACCAAGGGTCTGACCGGTCTGGCACCTGGTGCTGACGGTCCGAGCGACCGAGGGTGGCGGCTGGCGTTTCTGTCGGGGCTCATCACAGCTCCGGTCGTGGTCCTGTTCGCCACCGGCGCGTTTCCACAACAGACCGTGCCTGACAACCTGCCTGGCATGGCGCTCGCGGGACTACTTGTCGGCGCGGGTACTGCGTTGGGGTCGGGCTGTACATCGGGTCATGGCGTCTGTGGTCTGGCGCGCTTGTCACCGCGATCCCTGGTCGCCGTCGTCACCTTTTTAGGTGCCGCCGTTCTGACGACGACCCTGATCCGTCACGCGATTTAAGGAGCAGCTTATGCGTATCTTTCTTGGCTTTATTGCCGGTTCAATCTTTGGCATCGGTTTGATCATCTCGGGCATGGCCGATCCCGCCAAAGTTCTCAACTTTCTCGATATTTTCGGCGCTTGGGACCCCAGTCTCGCCTTCGTTATGGGCGGTGCGTCGGTAACAGCTTTTCTCGGCTATCGGTTGGTCTGGCGGCAGAGCGCACCAATCCTATCGTCAAGGTTCGATCTACCCGAGAACGGCGCGATCAACGCGCCGCTCCTGACTGGCGCCGCGATCTTCGGCATCGGTTGGGGGCTCGGCGGCTTCTGCCCCGGTCCGGCTTGGACCGCACTGCTCATCGGCGCGCCTGGCACGCTTATCTTTCTGCCCGCCATGCTGATCGGCATCGTGCTGGGCCAGGCCGCTAAATCATTCTCCATCTTTACCGCGAAAGGAGCCTGACCATGTCAGAGACATCTCAGTTGGACAAAGCCATCGTGCGCCACTCGCCATCTACCGGAGCGAACAGTCCGGACGTCTGGGGTATCTACGAGCCCGACACGGGGTCGATCCAGTATATCTGCGCCGATCCCGCCACCAAGAAGGCCGCGCTTATCGATGTCGTCCTTAACTTCGACCCGGCCAGTTTTGCCACTGACACGCGCAGCATGGATCAGGTCCTGGACCTGGTCGAGGAAAACGGTCTGAGTGTGGAATGGGTGCTGGACACCCATCCCCACGCGGATCACGCCATGGCGTCCGCCCGGCTCAAGGAGCAGGTCGGCGCGCCCAATGCCATCGGCGAGAAGGTAGCAGAGATCGCTGAACTCTGGCGCGACATCTACAACACACCGGAAGCCTTCGACGTGGCGCGCGACTTCGACCGGCTGTTTGCCGACGGCGACACGTTCAGACTGGGCAAACTGGACGTCCGCGTGATGCTCAGCACCGGCCATACGCTGGGCTCGATCAGCTATGTCTGTGGCGATGCGGCATTTGTGCACGACACGCTGATGCAGCCCGACAGCGGCACCGCACGCGCCGACTTTCCGGGCGGTAGCACCGAAGAGCTGTGGAACTCGATACAGGCGATCCTGTCCCTGCCCGGCGATACGCGGCTCTTCATCGGTCATGACTACGGTGCCGAAGGCCGGGACGAACCGGAGTGGGAAGCAACGGTCGACACACACAAATCCGAAAATGTCCACGTCAAGTCAGGCACCGATAAAGCAGACTACATCGCCGTGCGCGAAGACCGCGACGCGACCCTTGGTCTGCCCGACCGCATGCTGGCCGTATTGCAGATCAACCTGCGCGGTGGGCGACTGCCGGACGCCGAGAGCGACGGGGCGCATTACCTGAAACTGCCCGTCAACAAATTCTGAAGGAGATACCAATGACCAAATCCATGAAAGACCTCGTGGCGGACGCCAAGACCCGTGTCGAATCCATCCGCCCTTCCGATGCGCAAGCCGCAACGGAAAGCGGCGATGTGATACTTGACGTCCGCGAACCGTCCGAACTGGACAGCGATGGCACGGTCGACGGGGCGATCCATATCCCCCGCGGGCTTCTGGAATCCCAGGCCGATCCGGATACTGGCAAAGGGCATGACGCCCTGGTGGCGATGCGCCATTCCGAAGGGTGCGTTCATGTCCTGTGTGCGTCGGGTGCCCGCGCGGCGCTTGCGGCCGATACGCTGAAGACAATGGGCTATAACGCCAAGGTCATCGACGGTGGTCTGGGCGGCTGGAAAGAGTCAGGGCTGCCTGTCCAGGCTTGAGAGACGTGCTCCACCTGACGCAGTATCTACCGGTTCTGGATTGGGGTCGCCGCTATGACCTCGACAAGCTGAGCGGCGATCTGGTCGCGGCGGTCATTGTGACGATCATGCTGATCCCGCAGTCGCTGGCCTATGCATTACTGGCAGGACTGCCTGCCGAAGCGGGGCTCTACGCCTCTATTCTGCCAATCGTGCTTTACGCGATCTTCGGCACCTCGCGCACACTGGCGGTTGGACCCGTGGCCGTGGTGTCGCTGATGACGGCGGCGGCTATCGGAAAGCTGGGCGATCAGGGCATCGACTACGTTACCGCGGCCCTGACGCTGGCCTTTCTGTCGGGTGTGTTTCTGCTGATCCTCGGCCTGTTCCGGCTGGGGTTCCTGGCGAACTTCCTGTCGCATCCGGTGATCGCCGGATTCATCACCGCCAGCGGCATCCTGATCGCCACCAGCCAACTCAAACACATTCTGGGCGTCAAGGCCTCGGGCGATACCTTGATCGAAATGCTGCACGGGCTGTGGTCGCACCTGGGCGAGATCAACTGGATCACCGTCGTGTTGGGCGTGGCGGCGACGGCGTTCCTCTTCTGGGTACGCAGCGGGCTCAAACCGCTGCTGGTACGCTTGGGATTGGGCAAGACCTTGTCGGACATGGGGGCAAAGGCCGGGCCGGTCATCGCCGTCGTGGCGACGACCCTTGCGGTGTGGGCCTTCGGCCTTGCGGATCGCGGCGTCGATATCGTCGGGTCGGTTCCGCAATCCCTGCCGCCCTTGACCCTGCCGTCATTTCATCCGCAGGTCCTGACCGCGATGATCGGGCCTGCCATCCTGATCTCGGTCATCGGCTTCGTGGAGTCGATCTCGGTCGCGCAGACCCTTGCCGCCAAACGCCGCCAGCGCGTCGACCCGGATCAGGAACTGATTGGCCTAGGCGCGGCAAACCTTGGCGCGTCCGTCACGGGCGGGTTTCCCGTCACCGGCGGGTTCTCGCGATCGGTGGTGAATTTCGACGCGGGCGCGCGCACCCCCGCTGCCGGGGCCTATACCGCCGTGGGATTGGCCATCGCCGCACTGATGCTGACGCCGCTCATATACTTCCTGCCCAAGGCGACTCTGGCAGCAACGATCATCGTCGCGGTCCTGAGCCTTGTCGATTTCTCGATCCTCAAACGCAGCTGGGTCTATTCCAAGGCCGATTTCGCCGCTGTCTCGGTGACGATCCTGCTGACGCTTGCACTTGGTGTCGAGGTCGGCGTGTCGGCGGGTGTGGTGATCTCGATCTTCATCCACCTCTACAAATCTTCGCGCCCGCATATGGCGGTAGTCGGTCAGGTGCCGGGCACCGAACACTATCGAAACGTCGACCGCCATGACGTCACGCTGCATGACGGCATCCTGTCGGTGCGGGTCGACGAAAGCCTTTATTTCGCCAACGCCCGCAATCTCGAAGACCGCATCTACGACATGGTCGCCGAGCGGGAAGACCTGCGGCATGTGATCCTGATGTGCTCGGCAGTGAACGAGATCGACCTGAGTGCGCTTGAAAGCCTAGAGGCGATCAACACCCGGCTTGGCGCACGCGATATCACCTTCCACCTCAGCGAAGTGAAAGGGCCCGTGATGGACGCTCTGAAGACGACCCACTTCCTTAGCGATCTGACGGGCGAAATCTTCCTGACACAACACCGTGCCGTGCAAGCGCTTTGCAACGGTTCCGTGGATCAATTCTCACCGTCCAAAGATGGAGTATCCTTATGAAACGCCGCCAGTTCCTCGCTCTCACAGCCGCCACGTTCGCCGCGCCCGCCGTGATGACCCGCCGGGCTTTCGCCGCGGAGCCCGGCGCGCCCCTGCCGATCCCGCAGGTCATGGAAGTCGGCCCCGGCGCAGGCAATACCCTGACCGCGATGAAAGGCACCCGCGAATTCATTCCTGGATCAGCGTCCGACACGCTGGGTTACGAGCAGGATTTTCTGGGCCCGCTTCTGCGGTTTCAGCGCGGGCGCGCGGCAAGGATCGACGTGATCAACCGAACCGATGATCCCATCACCGCCCATTGGCACGGCATGCACGTGCCCGGCCATCTCGACGGCGGGCCACAACTGGCCTTTGATCCCGGCGAGACGTGGTCGCCCGAGCTGCCGGTGGATCACCCCGCCGCTACGCTGTGGTATCATAGCCATGTCCACGGGCGCACCGCCGATCAGGTCTATCGCGGGCTGGCGGGCATGATCATCATCGACGATCCCGACGCAGACGATCTGCTGCCCCACGACTACGGTGTGAACGATTTCCCGCTGATCGTGCAGGACCGCAATTTCGACCGCTCCGGCCGTATGACCTATGACCTTGGCATGATGGACATGATGCAGGGCTTTCGCGGCAATGAGGTGCTGGTCAACGGCGTGATCCGCCCCAAGCTTACGGTTTCCGCCGGGCTGGTGCGCCTGCGACTGCTCAATGCCTCGAACGCCCGGATGTACGATTTCAGCTTTACCGACGGACGGCGGTTCCATCAGGTTGCCAGCGATGGCGGGCTTCTGCCCGCGCCCGTCACCATGGATGGTCTGCGATTGGCCCCGGCAGAGCGGGCCGAGATCGTCGTGGATTTCTCGGACAGGACCGGAGTCCGGTTGGTGTCGCGGGCGGTGAGCAGCGGTGGCATGATGGGTGGCGGCGGCATGATGGGAAATGGGGGAATGATGGGCGACGGGGACAATGCGGCCCCGCTCGACGTCATGTCCTTCGATATCGGCGATACCGCCGCGACCGGACCCACGCGCCTGCCTGCCTCCCTGCCATCGGAACTGCCCGATCTCGGCGCTCCGGCCCGGACCCGCGAGTTCATGCTCAACGTGCATGCGGGATCGATGATGGGCAGCATGGTGAACAATCTGATCGGCCGGGACAGCCAGATCATGGGCATCAACGGGCAGTCCTTCGACATGGGGCGCATCGACCTGTCCATTCCAATGGGCGAGACCGAGT from Paracoccus sp. SCSIO 75233 includes the following:
- a CDS encoding rhodanese-like domain-containing protein, translating into MTKSMKDLVADAKTRVESIRPSDAQAATESGDVILDVREPSELDSDGTVDGAIHIPRGLLESQADPDTGKGHDALVAMRHSEGCVHVLCASGARAALAADTLKTMGYNAKVIDGGLGGWKESGLPVQA
- a CDS encoding SulP family inorganic anion transporter is translated as MLHLTQYLPVLDWGRRYDLDKLSGDLVAAVIVTIMLIPQSLAYALLAGLPAEAGLYASILPIVLYAIFGTSRTLAVGPVAVVSLMTAAAIGKLGDQGIDYVTAALTLAFLSGVFLLILGLFRLGFLANFLSHPVIAGFITASGILIATSQLKHILGVKASGDTLIEMLHGLWSHLGEINWITVVLGVAATAFLFWVRSGLKPLLVRLGLGKTLSDMGAKAGPVIAVVATTLAVWAFGLADRGVDIVGSVPQSLPPLTLPSFHPQVLTAMIGPAILISVIGFVESISVAQTLAAKRRQRVDPDQELIGLGAANLGASVTGGFPVTGGFSRSVVNFDAGARTPAAGAYTAVGLAIAALMLTPLIYFLPKATLAATIIVAVLSLVDFSILKRSWVYSKADFAAVSVTILLTLALGVEVGVSAGVVISIFIHLYKSSRPHMAVVGQVPGTEHYRNVDRHDVTLHDGILSVRVDESLYFANARNLEDRIYDMVAEREDLRHVILMCSAVNEIDLSALESLEAINTRLGARDITFHLSEVKGPVMDALKTTHFLSDLTGEIFLTQHRAVQALCNGSVDQFSPSKDGVSL
- a CDS encoding multicopper oxidase family protein, translated to MKRRQFLALTAATFAAPAVMTRRAFAAEPGAPLPIPQVMEVGPGAGNTLTAMKGTREFIPGSASDTLGYEQDFLGPLLRFQRGRAARIDVINRTDDPITAHWHGMHVPGHLDGGPQLAFDPGETWSPELPVDHPAATLWYHSHVHGRTADQVYRGLAGMIIIDDPDADDLLPHDYGVNDFPLIVQDRNFDRSGRMTYDLGMMDMMQGFRGNEVLVNGVIRPKLTVSAGLVRLRLLNASNARMYDFSFTDGRRFHQVASDGGLLPAPVTMDGLRLAPAERAEIVVDFSDRTGVRLVSRAVSSGGMMGGGGMMGNGGMMGDGDNAAPLDVMSFDIGDTAATGPTRLPASLPSELPDLGAPARTREFMLNVHAGSMMGSMVNNLIGRDSQIMGINGQSFDMGRIDLSIPMGETELWRINADMMVHPFHVHGASFQVLKMGGRAIDPARIGLKDVVHVEGITEILIRFDKRAETEAPFMYHCHILEHEDAGMMGQFTVA